A region of Pseudomonas leptonychotis DNA encodes the following proteins:
- a CDS encoding amino acid ABC transporter permease, whose translation MQTTANVPRPGGSVWTDPKARAWLFQILAVIAVVALGWFLFDNTQTNLEKRGITSGFSFLNNSAGFGIAQHLIDYDESNSYGRVFVVGLLNTLLVSVIGIVLATLLGFILGVARLSPNWLISKLATVYIEIFRNIPPLLQIFFWYFAVMLSLPGPRQSMGVGETFFLNSRGLYMPAPSPGDNFSLFAGAVIVAIIGVVLLSRWSKARFEATGQLFPVSLGAIPLLIGLPGLAILLGGNPLQWSVPALTGFNFSGGWVLIPELMALTLALTIYTAAFIAENVRSGIQAVNHGQTEAARSLGLPAGKTLRLVIIPQALRVIIPPLTSQYLNLAKNSSLAAGIGYPDMVSLFAGTVLNQTGQAIEVIAITMSVYLAISISISMLMNWYNKRIALIER comes from the coding sequence ATGCAAACCACTGCAAATGTCCCGCGTCCCGGTGGGTCGGTTTGGACCGACCCCAAGGCGCGTGCCTGGCTATTTCAAATTCTTGCCGTTATCGCCGTTGTGGCGCTCGGCTGGTTTTTGTTTGATAACACCCAAACCAACTTAGAGAAGCGTGGGATCACCTCCGGTTTTTCCTTTCTTAATAACAGCGCCGGCTTCGGCATTGCTCAACACCTGATCGACTACGACGAAAGCAACTCCTATGGGCGTGTTTTCGTGGTGGGCCTGCTCAACACCTTACTGGTGTCGGTGATTGGTATTGTTCTGGCGACACTGTTGGGTTTCATATTGGGTGTGGCGCGTCTGTCGCCCAATTGGTTGATCAGCAAGCTGGCAACCGTGTACATCGAGATCTTCCGTAATATCCCGCCACTGCTGCAGATTTTCTTCTGGTACTTCGCCGTTATGCTTTCCCTGCCAGGACCGCGGCAAAGCATGGGCGTAGGCGAGACGTTCTTCCTCAACAGTCGTGGCCTGTATATGCCGGCACCGAGCCCAGGGGACAACTTCAGCCTGTTTGCCGGTGCAGTAATCGTTGCGATCATCGGCGTGGTGCTGCTGTCGCGTTGGTCGAAGGCGCGGTTCGAGGCCACCGGTCAGCTGTTCCCTGTGTCCCTGGGGGCGATTCCGTTGCTGATTGGCCTGCCAGGCCTGGCGATTCTGTTAGGCGGTAACCCGCTGCAGTGGAGTGTGCCAGCGCTGACGGGCTTTAACTTCTCGGGCGGCTGGGTGCTAATTCCCGAGCTGATGGCCCTGACCCTGGCATTGACCATCTACACCGCCGCGTTTATCGCTGAAAACGTGCGCTCTGGTATTCAGGCGGTCAATCACGGCCAAACCGAAGCGGCGCGCTCTTTGGGCCTGCCTGCCGGCAAGACCTTGCGTCTGGTGATTATTCCGCAAGCGTTGCGGGTGATCATTCCGCCGCTGACCAGCCAATACCTGAACCTGGCGAAGAACTCTTCGTTGGCAGCCGGTATCGGTTATCCGGACATGGTCTCGCTGTTCGCCGGTACGGTGCTCAACCAGACCGGGCAGGCGATCGAGGTGATTGCGATCACCATGAGCGTATACCTGGCGATCAGTATCAGCATTTCCATGCTGATGAACTGGTACAACAAGCGCATTGCGCTGATCGAGCGGTAA
- a CDS encoding amino acid ABC transporter substrate-binding protein, whose translation MKMVKSTLAVLTTAAVLGVSSFAQAGATLDAIQKKGFVQCGISDGLPGFSYADAKGNYMGLDVDVCRAVAAAVFGDATKVKYSPLTAKERFTALQSGEVDILSRNTTWTSSRDSGLGLNFAGVNYYDGQGFLVNKKLGVSSAKELDGATVCIQAGTTTELNLSDYFRANNLKYTPITYDTSDESAKSVEAGRCDVLTSDQSQLYAQRIKLADPESYVVLPEVISKEPLGPVVRQGDEEWFDIVRWSLYAMVNAEELGVTSANVMEMSKSTKNPDIARLLGAEGEFGKDLKLPKDWAVQIVKQVGNYGESFERNVGVGSDLKIERGLNALWNKGGLQYAPPVR comes from the coding sequence ATGAAGATGGTGAAATCCACATTGGCAGTACTGACCACCGCCGCTGTTCTCGGTGTCAGCAGTTTTGCTCAAGCCGGCGCTACTCTGGATGCGATCCAGAAGAAAGGTTTTGTACAGTGCGGTATCAGCGATGGTCTGCCTGGCTTCTCCTACGCTGATGCGAAAGGCAACTACATGGGCCTCGACGTCGACGTATGCCGCGCTGTTGCTGCTGCGGTGTTCGGCGATGCAACCAAGGTTAAGTACAGCCCATTGACCGCCAAAGAGCGCTTCACCGCGCTGCAGTCTGGCGAAGTTGACATCCTCTCGCGTAACACCACCTGGACCAGCTCGCGTGACTCCGGTCTGGGCCTGAACTTTGCCGGCGTCAACTACTACGACGGCCAAGGCTTCCTGGTTAACAAGAAACTCGGCGTTTCTAGCGCCAAAGAACTCGATGGCGCGACTGTCTGCATCCAGGCAGGTACTACCACCGAGCTGAACCTCTCCGACTACTTCCGTGCCAATAACCTGAAGTACACCCCGATCACCTACGACACCTCGGACGAAAGCGCCAAGTCGGTTGAAGCGGGCCGTTGCGACGTGCTCACCTCCGATCAGTCGCAGCTGTACGCACAGCGCATCAAGCTGGCCGACCCAGAGTCGTATGTTGTACTGCCGGAAGTGATCTCGAAAGAGCCACTGGGCCCGGTCGTACGCCAGGGTGACGAAGAATGGTTCGACATCGTGCGCTGGTCGCTCTACGCGATGGTCAACGCTGAAGAACTGGGCGTGACGTCGGCGAATGTCATGGAAATGTCCAAGTCGACTAAAAACCCTGACATCGCTCGTTTGCTGGGCGCTGAAGGCGAGTTCGGCAAAGACCTGAAACTGCCGAAAGACTGGGCTGTTCAGATCGTCAAGCAAGTGGGTAACTACGGCGAAAGCTTCGAGCGTAACGTCGGTGTTGGCAGCGATCTGAAGATCGAGCGCGGCCTCAACGCCCTGTGGAACAAAGGTGGTCTGCAGTACGCACCGCCGGTGCGCTGA
- a CDS encoding META domain-containing protein has translation MKSVLTISLLAAGLVGCATSTPQLETEHTYQVEWIGERPLIDRSHLTITLGDDGRAYGNAGCNHWFAGYTLQGDKLSFSAAGSTRKMCAPALMEQEARFLDSLSSVQRWDFSATEQLRLWPAQGKPLRLWPENN, from the coding sequence ATGAAAAGCGTACTGACGATCAGCCTGCTGGCTGCCGGCCTCGTGGGCTGCGCGACCTCTACGCCGCAGTTGGAAACCGAGCACACCTATCAGGTGGAGTGGATTGGCGAACGACCGCTGATCGACCGCAGCCACCTGACCATCACCCTCGGTGACGATGGCCGTGCCTATGGCAACGCCGGCTGCAATCACTGGTTTGCCGGTTACACCTTGCAGGGCGATAAGCTCAGCTTCAGCGCCGCCGGCAGCACGCGCAAAATGTGCGCACCGGCGTTGATGGAGCAGGAAGCTCGCTTTCTCGACAGCCTGAGCAGCGTTCAACGCTGGGACTTTTCCGCCACCGAGCAACTGCGCCTGTGGCCCGCCCAAGGCAAGCCGCTGCGCCTATGGCCTGAAAACAACTGA
- a CDS encoding alpha/beta hydrolase, with the protein MSEPLILEPTLAADACVIWLHGLGADRYDFMPVAEALQQRLSSTRFVLPQAPTQPVTINGGYAMPSWYDILAMSPARAINREQLEASAQQVIALIEAQRDSGIDPARIVLAGFSQGGAVVLHTAFLRWQFALGGVMALSTYAPTFSDEISLADTKKQLPVLCLHGTFDDIVLPSMGRAAHDYLSAAGVSVQWRDYPMGHEVVNEEIRDIADWLEQRFNS; encoded by the coding sequence ATGAGCGAACCATTGATCCTTGAGCCCACACTTGCAGCCGACGCGTGCGTCATTTGGTTGCACGGCCTGGGTGCCGACCGCTACGACTTCATGCCCGTCGCCGAGGCTTTACAGCAACGTTTAAGCAGCACCCGTTTCGTTCTGCCGCAAGCCCCCACCCAACCCGTCACCATCAATGGTGGCTACGCCATGCCCAGCTGGTACGACATCCTGGCCATGAGCCCGGCTCGGGCGATCAACCGAGAACAGCTGGAAGCCTCCGCACAACAGGTGATCGCGCTGATCGAAGCGCAACGTGACAGCGGCATTGATCCGGCGCGGATCGTCCTCGCCGGCTTTTCCCAGGGTGGTGCCGTGGTATTGCACACGGCGTTTCTGCGCTGGCAGTTCGCCCTTGGCGGCGTGATGGCCCTGTCAACTTATGCGCCGACCTTCAGCGACGAGATCAGCCTGGCGGATACAAAAAAACAACTGCCGGTCCTCTGTTTGCATGGCACATTCGACGACATCGTGTTGCCCAGTATGGGCCGCGCAGCCCACGACTACCTGAGCGCCGCCGGGGTCAGCGTACAGTGGCGTGATTACCCGATGGGCCACGAGGTGGTTAACGAGGAAATCCGCGACATTGCTGACTGGCTGGAGCAACGGTTCAACAGTTGA
- a CDS encoding amino acid ABC transporter permease, with translation MQTHTFKPDLPPPALSVGVVGWLRANLFSSWFNTLLTLFAAYLVWLIVPPLIQWALIDADWTGTTRADCTSGGACWVFVQQRFGQFMYGFYPTELRWRVDLTLWLAIIGAAPLFVPQMPRKAMYGLVFLVVYPLLAYWLLHGGFLGLATVPTSRWGGLMLTLVIAAVGIAGALPLGIMLALGRRSEMPAIRVICVTFIEFWRGVPLITVLFMSSVMLPLFLPEGMSFDKLMRALIGVILFQSAYIAEVVRGGLQAIPKGQYEAAAAMGLGYWRMMGLVVLPQALKLVIPGIVNTFIALFKDTSLVIIIGLFDLLNSIKQATTDPAWLGMATEGYVFAALIFWIFCFGMSRYSQHLERKLDTGHKR, from the coding sequence ATGCAAACTCATACGTTCAAACCTGATTTACCGCCACCGGCGCTCAGCGTCGGTGTCGTGGGTTGGCTGCGGGCCAATCTGTTTTCTAGCTGGTTCAACACCCTGCTAACGCTGTTCGCCGCGTACTTGGTCTGGCTGATTGTGCCGCCGTTGATCCAGTGGGCGTTGATTGATGCAGATTGGACCGGTACTACCCGTGCCGATTGCACCAGTGGCGGTGCTTGCTGGGTGTTTGTGCAGCAGCGCTTCGGCCAGTTTATGTACGGCTTCTACCCGACTGAACTGCGTTGGCGCGTTGACCTGACCCTGTGGCTGGCGATCATCGGTGCTGCACCGCTATTTGTGCCGCAAATGCCACGCAAGGCCATGTATGGCCTGGTGTTCTTGGTGGTTTATCCACTGCTTGCGTACTGGTTACTCCATGGTGGCTTCCTGGGCTTAGCAACAGTGCCTACCAGCCGTTGGGGTGGCCTGATGCTGACCCTGGTGATCGCTGCTGTCGGTATTGCGGGTGCGTTACCGCTGGGCATTATGCTGGCACTGGGTCGGCGCTCGGAGATGCCGGCTATCCGGGTGATTTGCGTCACCTTTATCGAGTTCTGGCGCGGGGTGCCGTTGATCACCGTGCTGTTTATGTCCTCGGTAATGTTGCCGTTGTTTCTGCCCGAAGGTATGAGCTTCGACAAGCTGATGCGGGCATTGATCGGGGTGATCCTGTTCCAGTCGGCCTATATCGCCGAAGTGGTGCGTGGTGGCCTGCAAGCGATACCCAAAGGCCAGTACGAGGCCGCTGCGGCCATGGGCCTGGGCTATTGGCGGATGATGGGCCTGGTGGTTTTACCGCAAGCCCTGAAGCTGGTGATCCCCGGCATCGTTAACACCTTTATTGCGTTGTTCAAGGACACCAGTCTGGTGATCATCATCGGCCTGTTCGACCTGCTCAACAGTATCAAACAAGCCACCACCGATCCGGCTTGGCTGGGCATGGCCACTGAAGGCTATGTGTTCGCCGCCCTGATTTTCTGGATTTTCTGTTTTGGTATGTCCCGCTACTCCCAACACCTGGAGCGCAAGCTGGACACCGGCCATAAGCGTTAG
- the rhlB gene encoding ATP-dependent RNA helicase RhlB, with translation MLKALKKIFGKAEGEQSSPITPTPVTPSAQRVQPDVNAEKSSRSVTPSPAEAAEKPLPSKGKPAKPRRERPVKPIDTWKLEDFAVAPAEGKTRFHDFKLAPELMHAIHDLGFPYCTPIQAQVLGYTLSGRDAIGRAQTGTGKTAAFLVSIITQLLQTPPPKERYMGEPRALIIAPTRELVVQIAKDAADLTKYTGLNVMSFVGGMDFDKQLKLLESRFCDILVATPGRLLDFNQRGEVHLDMVEVMVLDEADRMLDMGFIPQVRQIIRQTPMKGERQTLLFSATFTEDVMNLAKQWTTEPAIVEIEPENVASDTVEQHVYAVAGSDKYKLLYNLISQNDWIRVMVFANRKDEVRRIEERLTRDGISAVQMSGDVPQHKRIRALEGFREGKIRVMVATDVAGRGIHVDAISHVINFTLPETPDDYVHRIGRTGRAGSSGTSISFAGEDDAYALPAIEALLGRKIACEMPPDELLKPVPRKN, from the coding sequence GTGCTCAAAGCACTCAAGAAAATATTCGGCAAAGCCGAGGGCGAGCAATCCAGCCCAATAACGCCAACTCCTGTAACGCCCAGCGCTCAGCGCGTCCAGCCAGACGTCAACGCTGAAAAATCCAGCCGCAGCGTCACACCCTCTCCCGCTGAAGCCGCTGAAAAACCGTTACCGAGCAAAGGAAAACCGGCGAAACCGCGCCGCGAACGCCCTGTTAAGCCGATCGACACTTGGAAACTGGAAGACTTTGCCGTTGCGCCGGCCGAGGGCAAGACCCGTTTTCACGATTTCAAGCTCGCCCCCGAGTTGATGCATGCCATCCATGACCTGGGGTTCCCTTACTGCACGCCGATCCAGGCGCAGGTATTGGGCTATACCCTCAGCGGCCGTGACGCCATCGGCCGCGCCCAAACCGGCACCGGCAAGACGGCTGCGTTCCTGGTCTCGATCATCACCCAACTGCTGCAAACCCCACCGCCAAAAGAGCGCTACATGGGTGAGCCGCGGGCGCTGATCATTGCACCGACCCGCGAACTGGTGGTGCAGATCGCCAAGGACGCCGCCGACCTGACCAAATACACCGGCCTCAATGTGATGAGTTTTGTTGGCGGCATGGACTTCGACAAACAGCTCAAGCTACTCGAATCGCGCTTCTGCGACATTCTGGTGGCCACACCAGGCCGTTTGCTCGACTTCAACCAGCGCGGCGAAGTGCACTTGGACATGGTCGAAGTGATGGTACTGGATGAGGCCGACCGCATGCTCGACATGGGCTTTATCCCGCAGGTACGCCAGATCATCCGCCAGACCCCGATGAAGGGCGAACGCCAGACGCTGCTGTTCTCCGCCACCTTCACAGAAGATGTGATGAACCTGGCTAAGCAGTGGACTACCGAGCCGGCCATCGTCGAAATCGAACCCGAAAACGTCGCCAGCGACACAGTCGAGCAGCACGTCTATGCCGTAGCCGGCAGCGACAAGTACAAGCTGCTGTACAACCTGATCAGCCAGAACGACTGGATCCGCGTGATGGTCTTCGCCAACCGCAAGGATGAAGTGCGGCGCATCGAAGAACGCCTGACCCGCGATGGCATCAGCGCCGTGCAGATGTCTGGCGATGTGCCGCAACACAAACGTATTCGCGCGCTGGAAGGCTTCCGCGAAGGCAAGATCCGCGTGATGGTCGCCACCGATGTAGCCGGTCGCGGCATCCACGTCGATGCCATCAGCCACGTGATCAACTTCACCCTACCGGAAACGCCGGACGACTACGTGCACCGTATCGGTCGTACGGGCCGTGCTGGCAGCAGCGGTACATCGATCAGCTTTGCCGGCGAAGACGACGCCTACGCCCTGCCTGCCATCGAAGCGCTGCTGGGCCGCAAGATCGCCTGCGAAATGCCGCCCGACGAGCTACTCAAGCCCGTACCGCGTAAAAACTGA
- a CDS encoding amino acid ABC transporter ATP-binding protein, with protein MPEAIKQTSAEPMILMEGVHKWYGQFHVLKDINLNVQQGERIVLCGPSGSGKSTAIRCLNRLEEHQQGRIIIDGTELTHDLKHIEAVRREVGMVFQHFNLFPHLTVLQNCTLAPMWVRKMPKREAEEVAMHYLERVRIPEQAHKYPGQLSGGQQQRVAIARALCMKPKIMLFDEPTSALDPEMVKEVLDTMVGLAEDGMTMLCVTHEMGFARTVANRVIFLDKGEIVEQNEPEAFFTNPQNERTQLFLSQIIH; from the coding sequence ATGCCTGAAGCAATCAAACAAACCAGCGCCGAGCCGATGATCCTCATGGAGGGCGTGCACAAGTGGTACGGTCAGTTCCATGTGCTCAAGGACATTAACCTGAACGTGCAGCAGGGCGAGCGTATTGTTCTCTGCGGTCCGTCCGGTTCCGGCAAGTCCACCGCGATTCGCTGCCTTAACCGTTTGGAGGAGCACCAACAGGGCCGCATCATCATCGACGGCACCGAGTTGACCCACGACCTCAAACACATCGAGGCGGTGCGTCGTGAAGTGGGCATGGTATTCCAGCACTTCAATCTGTTTCCGCACCTCACCGTGTTGCAGAACTGCACCCTGGCACCCATGTGGGTGCGCAAGATGCCAAAGCGCGAGGCAGAAGAAGTGGCCATGCACTACTTGGAGCGCGTTCGCATTCCGGAGCAAGCTCACAAGTATCCGGGGCAGCTGTCTGGTGGTCAGCAGCAGCGTGTGGCGATTGCCCGTGCGCTGTGCATGAAACCGAAAATCATGCTGTTCGACGAGCCGACCTCGGCCCTCGATCCGGAAATGGTCAAGGAAGTGCTGGATACCATGGTGGGCCTGGCTGAAGACGGCATGACCATGCTCTGCGTGACCCACGAGATGGGTTTTGCCCGCACCGTGGCAAACCGGGTTATTTTCCTCGATAAAGGCGAGATCGTTGAACAGAACGAACCAGAAGCCTTCTTCACCAACCCGCAAAACGAGCGTACCCAATTGTTCCTCAGTCAGATCATTCACTGA
- a CDS encoding dipeptidase, producing MRKILITLLIILLIAAGSVFALPSLLDRKMNSVESPAPYPASEPAKQLHQQLFIADLHDDVLLWERDLLKRYDFGHSDLPRMLEGRVGLQVFSTVTKTPRGINYERNSGETDNITLLAMAQRWPKETWGSLLQRALYQAHKLNEASANSDGRLVLIKTRSDLARFINAWQEDPQRVAAVLATEGLHPLEGQLANVDRLYDAGFRITGLTHFFDNEVGGSAHGLEKGGLTPLGRQVVKRLQEKAMLIDLAHASRPLIDDVLTMATRPVLVSHTGVQGTCKGTRNLSDKHLQGIAATGGVIGIGYWETAVCATSVEAIVKAIRYTADKVGVQHVALGSDFNGTIHAPFDVTGLPQLTEGLLNAGFSHKEIAAIMGGNVQRLLLASLPEN from the coding sequence ATGCGCAAGATTCTGATCACCCTGCTGATAATCCTGTTGATCGCGGCCGGCAGCGTCTTCGCCCTGCCCTCATTACTCGACCGCAAGATGAACAGCGTCGAGTCCCCCGCCCCCTACCCAGCCAGCGAACCGGCTAAACAGCTGCATCAACAGCTGTTTATCGCCGACCTGCATGATGACGTGCTGTTGTGGGAGCGCGACCTGCTCAAGCGCTATGACTTTGGCCACTCCGATCTGCCACGCATGCTCGAAGGTCGCGTCGGTCTACAGGTATTCTCCACCGTGACCAAGACGCCGCGCGGCATCAACTACGAGCGCAACAGCGGCGAGACCGACAACATCACCCTGCTGGCCATGGCCCAGCGCTGGCCCAAGGAAACCTGGGGTAGCCTGCTGCAACGCGCCTTGTACCAGGCGCACAAGCTCAATGAAGCCAGCGCCAACAGCGACGGCCGTCTGGTGCTGATCAAAACACGCAGCGACTTAGCCCGCTTTATCAACGCCTGGCAGGAAGACCCGCAGCGGGTTGCCGCGGTTCTCGCCACCGAAGGCCTGCATCCACTCGAAGGCCAGCTGGCCAACGTCGACCGCCTGTATGACGCTGGCTTTCGCATCACCGGCCTGACCCACTTCTTCGATAATGAAGTGGGCGGCTCCGCACACGGCCTGGAAAAAGGCGGCCTCACCCCACTGGGCCGCCAGGTGGTCAAGCGCCTGCAAGAGAAAGCCATGCTGATCGACCTGGCGCATGCCTCACGGCCGCTGATCGACGATGTCCTGACCATGGCTACGCGCCCGGTATTGGTATCCCACACAGGCGTGCAAGGCACCTGCAAAGGCACGCGCAACCTCAGCGACAAGCACCTGCAAGGCATCGCCGCCACCGGCGGGGTGATTGGCATCGGCTATTGGGAAACGGCCGTATGCGCCACCTCGGTGGAGGCCATCGTCAAGGCGATCCGCTACACCGCAGACAAAGTCGGCGTGCAGCACGTGGCCCTGGGCTCGGATTTCAATGGCACCATCCATGCTCCGTTTGACGTCACCGGCTTGCCGCAACTGACCGAAGGCTTGCTCAACGCAGGCTTCAGCCATAAAGAGATTGCCGCCATCATGGGTGGCAATGTGCAGCGCCTGCTGCTGGCCAGCCTTCCCGAAAACTGA
- a CDS encoding GGDEF domain-containing protein: MKNATWQADLQELRHLRLFNNVAASSINQLLKEFRACDLEPGEVLLSPFNRNQYLYLLLKGQLKVYLGSLDSQAVSTLKVGDCAGEISFIDNEHPSAYVVATDSCCVLRLHRESLFNLFQQSPELMQNMLELLCDRVRKGNRIIVDSEQTANIDALTGAYNRRWLERIFERESTRSAFNEKPLCMLMLDVDHFKAYNDQHGHLAGDYALCLVAHTLRNQLRPKDSLTRFGGEEFVILLPEIGREEAHSIGERLRQALHHASSFHSPIGVLPGVTVSIGLAQMQPKDSLQGLIARADSALYQAKQQGRDCICG, from the coding sequence ATGAAAAACGCCACCTGGCAGGCCGACCTGCAAGAGCTTCGTCATCTGCGACTGTTCAACAACGTCGCGGCCAGCAGCATCAACCAGCTGCTGAAGGAGTTTCGCGCCTGCGATCTGGAACCCGGCGAGGTACTGCTGTCGCCCTTCAACCGCAACCAATACCTCTACCTGCTGCTCAAGGGCCAACTCAAGGTCTACCTCGGCTCGCTCGATAGCCAAGCGGTCAGCACCTTAAAGGTCGGCGATTGCGCCGGTGAAATCAGCTTTATCGACAATGAACATCCGTCTGCCTACGTGGTGGCGACCGATTCCTGCTGCGTGTTGCGCCTGCACCGCGAATCTCTATTCAACTTATTCCAGCAATCACCCGAGTTGATGCAGAACATGCTCGAGTTGCTCTGCGACCGCGTGCGCAAAGGCAACAGAATCATTGTCGACAGCGAACAAACGGCCAATATCGACGCATTGACCGGAGCCTACAATCGCCGCTGGTTGGAGCGCATATTTGAGCGCGAAAGTACCCGCAGCGCCTTCAATGAAAAGCCCCTGTGCATGCTGATGCTGGATGTCGACCACTTCAAAGCCTACAACGACCAACACGGCCACCTCGCCGGCGACTATGCACTGTGTTTGGTGGCCCATACACTGCGTAATCAGCTACGCCCCAAAGACAGCCTGACCCGCTTTGGTGGCGAGGAGTTTGTCATTTTGCTGCCGGAAATTGGCCGTGAAGAAGCGCACAGCATTGGCGAGCGACTACGCCAGGCACTGCACCATGCCAGTTCATTTCACTCCCCTATCGGCGTATTGCCCGGCGTTACCGTTTCCATTGGCCTGGCGCAGATGCAGCCCAAGGACAGCTTGCAGGGTTTAATCGCTCGCGCCGACAGCGCGCTGTACCAAGCCAAGCAGCAAGGTCGCGACTGTATCTGCGGCTAA
- a CDS encoding acyl-CoA synthetase codes for MPAIPAIKTLHDIQLIEQTPLAERDLPASTFELISRAAARQPDAAALSFILQGSTDEAAYRLSYRQLLGKITQTANAFHRLGLRPGKAVSFLLPNLPHTHFTIWGGEAAGIVNAINPLLDPEHIAELIQASDSELLVTLAPFPGTDLWAKIEGLREQLPTLKAIICVDMANLLPEPQRSATKAQRGVLPNGVLDFDALIASCPDDHLESGRVIAPDDIASYFHTGGTTGTPKLAPHSHANEVAMAYSMNLVTGFAPGDVTLCGLPLFHVNAVIVTGLTAFIGGAEVLLATPQGYRNPNLISNFWTIIEQYKVSFFSGVPTIYAGLLQVPSEGHDLSSLKYALCGAAPMPVELIHQFERKTGLTLIEGYGLTEGTCGSCANPPAGERRPGSIGLPMPYCQVAIKVLDEQGNFLREAGRNEIGNLCIRGATVFKGYLQSSKNTGIWVDGDWFNTGDLGRIDADGYVWLTGRSKDLIIRGGHNIDPQMIEEALHKHPAVAMAAAVGKPDEKAGELPVVYVQLKPGAQTSEAELLAHAAEHIPERAAIPKDAWVIDAIPLTAVGKTFKPALRFDAIGRVYQAVLAELDQRLRVDVRSDDKRGQVAHIYLPTHDITLAEAVTKRLAGFAVAIELHHTE; via the coding sequence ATGCCCGCCATCCCTGCGATCAAGACCCTGCATGACATCCAGCTGATTGAGCAAACACCCCTGGCCGAGCGCGACCTGCCGGCCAGCACCTTTGAGCTGATCAGCCGCGCCGCAGCCCGGCAACCTGATGCAGCGGCGCTGTCATTTATTCTCCAGGGCAGCACTGACGAGGCGGCTTACCGCCTCAGTTACCGTCAATTGCTCGGTAAAATCACCCAGACCGCCAACGCCTTCCATCGCCTGGGTCTGCGCCCGGGCAAAGCAGTGTCGTTTCTGCTACCTAACCTGCCGCACACCCACTTCACCATCTGGGGCGGTGAAGCGGCCGGGATCGTCAATGCGATCAACCCGCTGCTCGACCCGGAACATATCGCCGAGCTGATCCAGGCCTCGGACTCCGAGCTGCTGGTGACCCTAGCGCCCTTCCCCGGTACCGACCTGTGGGCAAAAATCGAAGGTTTGCGTGAGCAACTACCTACCCTCAAAGCGATCATCTGCGTGGACATGGCCAACCTGCTGCCCGAGCCGCAGCGCAGCGCTACCAAGGCGCAGCGCGGGGTATTGCCAAATGGCGTGCTGGATTTCGATGCGCTAATTGCCAGCTGCCCGGATGATCACCTGGAAAGCGGTCGCGTCATCGCGCCGGACGACATTGCCAGCTACTTCCACACTGGCGGCACCACCGGCACACCGAAACTGGCGCCACATAGCCACGCCAACGAAGTGGCCATGGCCTACAGCATGAACCTGGTCACCGGCTTTGCACCGGGCGATGTCACTCTCTGCGGCCTGCCGCTGTTTCACGTCAACGCGGTGATCGTTACCGGCCTGACGGCCTTTATTGGCGGCGCCGAGGTATTGCTGGCCACCCCGCAGGGTTACCGCAACCCCAATTTGATCAGTAATTTCTGGACGATAATTGAACAGTATAAGGTCAGCTTCTTCAGCGGCGTGCCGACCATCTATGCCGGCCTGCTACAAGTGCCTAGCGAAGGCCATGATCTTAGCTCGTTGAAATACGCGTTATGCGGCGCTGCGCCGATGCCGGTAGAGCTGATCCACCAATTCGAGCGTAAAACCGGGCTGACCCTGATCGAAGGCTACGGCCTCACCGAAGGCACCTGTGGCAGTTGTGCCAACCCACCGGCAGGTGAACGCCGTCCTGGCTCAATCGGCCTGCCAATGCCGTATTGCCAAGTGGCAATCAAGGTGCTCGACGAACAGGGAAACTTTTTAAGAGAGGCCGGCCGCAATGAAATCGGCAACCTATGCATCCGCGGCGCCACGGTATTCAAGGGGTATCTGCAAAGCAGTAAGAACACCGGCATCTGGGTCGATGGCGACTGGTTTAACACCGGCGACCTGGGCCGCATCGATGCAGATGGCTACGTCTGGCTGACGGGGCGCAGCAAAGACCTGATCATCCGCGGCGGCCACAATATCGACCCGCAGATGATTGAAGAGGCGCTGCACAAACACCCCGCCGTAGCGATGGCTGCGGCAGTGGGCAAGCCTGACGAAAAGGCCGGCGAGCTGCCGGTAGTTTATGTGCAACTCAAACCCGGCGCCCAGACCAGCGAAGCCGAGCTGCTGGCACATGCCGCTGAACACATACCGGAGCGCGCCGCCATACCCAAGGATGCCTGGGTCATCGACGCTATTCCGCTAACCGCCGTGGGCAAAACCTTTAAGCCTGCGCTGCGCTTCGACGCCATTGGTCGCGTTTACCAGGCGGTGCTGGCGGAGCTCGATCAGCGCCTGCGAGTGGACGTGCGCAGCGACGATAAGCGCGGCCAAGTCGCGCACATTTATCTACCCACTCACGATATCACCCTAGCGGAGGCCGTAACCAAGCGCCTGGCAGGCTTTGCCGTGGCCATAGAACTGCACCACACCGAGTGA